GCTCGCCAGTCGCAAGGCGGCGGCGCTCCGCGTTTGAGATGACATTCTCTATCGCTGAGATCGGCAGCCGCTGGCTTACGCCCGAGCGCTTGTCGACACGTTGATCCGTGCGAGCTTCAAACGCAATCTGTTCGACCGCGCGCATTATGAACTCAGGGACGTTGAGCTTTTGTCCGTCGCGGCTCAGCCAGGCTTCTTGCCTGGTGATTTCAACGCCCTCTTCGACGCTGGCGGGATAGTGGGTGTTGATCTCGGAGCCGATGCGGTCCTTGAGCGGCGTGATGATCTTGCCGCGAGCAGTGTAGTCTTCGGGGTTCGCCGAAAACACGAGCATTACATCGAGCGGCATTCGAATCGGATAACCCTTAATCTGAACGTCGCCTTCTTGCATGATGTTGAACAAGCCAACTTGCACCTTGCTCGCCAAGTCAGGCAGCTCGTTTATGGCGAAGATGCCTCGGTTAGCGCGGGGCAGCAGCCCATAGTGGATCGTCAGCTCGTCGGATAGAAGATGCCCCCCACGAGCCGCTTTGATCGGATCGAGATCGCCAATCAGATCGGCTATGGTCACGTCAGGCGTCGCCAGCTTCTCAATGTAGCGCTTGTCGCGAGAAATAAACGTCACCGGAGTTTGCCCGCCGCGTTCTTCGATCATCAACCTGCACGCCTTGCATATCGGCGCATAGGGATTGTCGCTTATCTCACAACCCTCGATTGCGGGCATCCGCTCGTCGAGCAGCCCTGCAAGCTCACGCAGTATTCGGCTCTTCGCTTGTCCACGAAGCCCGAGGAGGATGAAATTGTGCCGTGACAACAAGGCGTTGACGATTTGAGGCACCACCGAATCATCGTAGCCGACGATCCCAGGAAATATCGTCTCA
This genomic interval from Acidobacteriota bacterium contains the following:
- a CDS encoding magnesium chelatase; this translates as MHLPSTIADLKSSEFNESRIGHRSVKAEMRENLIAKINRRETIFPGIVGYDDSVVPQIVNALLSRHNFILLGLRGQAKSRILRELAGLLDERMPAIEGCEISDNPYAPICKACRLMIEERGGQTPVTFISRDKRYIEKLATPDVTIADLIGDLDPIKAARGGHLLSDELTIHYGLLPRANRGIFAINELPDLASKVQVGLFNIMQEGDVQIKGYPIRMPLDVMLVFSANPEDYTARGKIITPLKDRIGSEINTHYPASVEEGVEITRQEAWLSRDGQKLNVPEFIMRAVEQIAFEARTDQRVDKRSGVSQRLPISAIENVISNAERRRLATGEPAIVPRISDIYAALPSITGKLELEYEGEQRGAANVARDLVRTAVGKTFEEYFEHVDCSEIIAWFNDGGAIRVSETDSADLCLKSFRNVNGLAAAAVQSGLADKSDPQLLVAVCELILEGLHAHKKISRSEERGYAAAKQEARAQGYESFSRSRKIN